From a single Sediminibacterium sp. KACHI17 genomic region:
- a CDS encoding S41 family peptidase: MRKLSLALFSLIACLQSSAQTEPNWMRYAAISPDGKTIAFTYKGDIYKVPTSGGNATMLTLHEANDMMPIWSKDGKQIAFASDRFGDFDVFLIPAEGGEAKRLTYHSVPEFPYSFTTDNKSVLFGSTRMDAASNRTFPTGSQPELYKVSVNGGRIEQVLTTPAEWVSLSSNGQLMLYQDKKGGENQWRKHHTSAIARDIWIYDNNAKTHKKITTFNGEDRNPVFTDADKAFYYLSEESGSFNVHKMGIEGGKSQQLTSFKKHPVRFLSLSNDGTLCFGYDGELYTMKGNGRPQKVSVNIVADVRSNNTRVVPVNGGVRDMAVSPNGKEVAYIFRGEVFVSSVDGGVTKRITNTPEQERLVSFSPDGKTLLYSSERGNSWKIFETKKQRSEEPYFYASTVLNETAVISNNNENYQPAYSPDGKEIAFIENRMTLKVYNIATKQTRTILTDKELFSNGDNDQYFQWSPDGKWFLFDYAVPGVAPGEVGLVAADGKGKVINLTESGFNDSRAKWIMGGKAMMWFSNRDGLKAVAQSGGAQADVYAMFFTQEAFDKFKLSKEDAALQKEIEDNKAKADTSKKQSAKKDSVVIEWEGLSMRKAKLTIHSSQMSDALVSKDGETLYYLTRFERGVNLWTTNLRTRETKMLVTLNAQGGNMVWDKDQKNIFLSANGGISKIEPNSGKRDMVSINGEMTLDVAAERVFMFEHVWRRTKETFYTRTMHGVNWDSYKPDYERHLAHIGNNFEFAELLSELLGELNVSHSGATYSGFNPNGDVTASLGVFYDQNYKGVGYKIEEIIKGGPLDRADINVKAGMIIEAIDGQTIAADTDIAQYLNRKAGQNTLLTVTDGNTKMEVTVKPISTGEENGLLYRRWVKKNQDEVDRLSNGQLGYVHIPGMSDGAYRTTYEEIMGKYVNRKAIVVDVRFNGGGDLVADLAMFLSGKKFFDYTTDTRSNGYEPNFRWTKPSISIINEAAYSDGHCYAYAFKELGIGKLVGMPVPGTCTFAAWEQLQDNSIRWGVPPVGVKGLQNQYLENAQTEPDIKLMNEYDVVNKGRDQQLEAAVNELLKQLK, translated from the coding sequence ATGAGAAAACTATCACTTGCATTGTTTTCGCTGATCGCTTGTTTACAGTCATCAGCACAAACCGAACCCAATTGGATGCGTTATGCTGCCATCTCTCCTGATGGTAAAACCATTGCCTTTACCTATAAAGGAGATATTTATAAAGTGCCGACATCAGGCGGTAATGCAACCATGCTTACGCTGCATGAGGCCAATGACATGATGCCTATCTGGAGTAAGGATGGCAAACAAATAGCATTCGCGAGCGACCGTTTTGGCGATTTTGATGTATTCCTTATTCCGGCTGAAGGTGGCGAAGCAAAGCGACTTACCTACCATTCCGTACCAGAGTTTCCATATAGCTTTACAACCGATAATAAGTCGGTACTATTTGGCTCTACACGTATGGACGCAGCCAGTAACCGTACGTTTCCTACCGGATCACAACCTGAGTTGTACAAGGTTTCTGTAAATGGAGGTCGTATTGAACAAGTGCTGACCACTCCCGCTGAATGGGTAAGCTTAAGTAGTAATGGACAATTGATGTTGTATCAAGATAAAAAAGGTGGTGAGAACCAGTGGCGTAAACACCATACTTCTGCTATTGCAAGAGATATCTGGATCTATGATAACAATGCGAAAACACATAAGAAGATCACAACGTTTAACGGAGAAGACAGAAACCCTGTTTTCACAGATGCAGACAAAGCATTTTATTATTTGAGTGAAGAAAGTGGATCATTCAACGTTCATAAAATGGGTATTGAAGGTGGTAAATCTCAACAACTGACCAGCTTCAAAAAACATCCTGTTCGTTTCCTCAGTTTGTCGAATGATGGCACGCTTTGTTTTGGTTATGATGGTGAACTGTATACCATGAAAGGTAATGGACGCCCGCAAAAAGTAAGTGTAAATATTGTAGCAGATGTGCGTAGCAATAATACACGTGTTGTACCTGTAAATGGTGGCGTGAGAGATATGGCTGTTTCTCCCAATGGAAAAGAAGTGGCGTATATATTTCGTGGTGAAGTGTTTGTCAGCAGCGTAGATGGTGGCGTTACCAAAAGAATCACCAACACCCCTGAGCAGGAAAGACTCGTAAGCTTTTCTCCGGACGGAAAAACATTGTTGTATTCTTCAGAGAGAGGAAACAGTTGGAAGATCTTCGAAACAAAAAAACAGAGAAGTGAAGAGCCTTATTTCTATGCTTCTACAGTATTGAATGAAACAGCTGTTATTTCAAACAACAATGAAAACTATCAGCCAGCCTATTCTCCTGATGGAAAAGAGATCGCTTTCATAGAGAATAGAATGACACTGAAAGTGTACAATATCGCAACCAAACAAACCAGAACCATCCTTACCGATAAAGAATTATTCTCTAATGGTGATAATGATCAGTACTTCCAATGGAGTCCTGATGGTAAATGGTTCTTATTTGATTATGCAGTGCCCGGTGTTGCTCCCGGTGAAGTTGGATTGGTTGCTGCTGACGGAAAAGGCAAAGTGATCAATCTTACTGAAAGTGGTTTCAATGATTCTCGTGCAAAATGGATCATGGGTGGAAAAGCCATGATGTGGTTCAGTAACAGAGACGGTTTGAAAGCAGTAGCACAAAGCGGTGGTGCTCAGGCCGATGTTTACGCTATGTTCTTTACGCAGGAAGCTTTTGATAAATTCAAGTTAAGTAAAGAAGATGCTGCATTGCAAAAAGAAATAGAAGACAATAAAGCAAAAGCGGATACCAGCAAAAAACAGTCTGCTAAAAAAGACAGTGTTGTAATTGAGTGGGAAGGATTGAGTATGCGCAAAGCCAAGCTCACGATCCATTCATCTCAGATGAGTGATGCATTGGTCAGTAAGGATGGCGAAACGCTTTATTACCTGACGCGTTTTGAAAGAGGAGTGAATCTCTGGACCACCAATCTTCGTACCCGTGAAACCAAAATGCTGGTAACACTGAATGCACAAGGTGGAAATATGGTATGGGATAAGGATCAAAAAAATATCTTCCTTTCTGCAAATGGCGGTATTTCTAAGATCGAACCGAACAGCGGTAAGAGAGATATGGTAAGTATCAATGGTGAAATGACCTTGGATGTAGCAGCAGAAAGAGTCTTCATGTTTGAGCATGTATGGCGCAGAACCAAAGAAACTTTTTACACCAGAACCATGCATGGTGTTAACTGGGATAGCTATAAACCAGATTATGAACGCCATCTTGCACACATCGGTAACAACTTCGAATTTGCAGAATTGCTGAGTGAGTTATTAGGTGAGTTGAATGTCAGTCATAGTGGTGCTACTTATTCAGGATTTAATCCAAATGGAGATGTTACTGCTTCGCTGGGTGTATTCTATGACCAAAACTATAAAGGTGTAGGTTATAAGATCGAAGAGATCATCAAAGGAGGTCCATTGGATCGTGCAGATATCAATGTTAAAGCAGGTATGATCATTGAAGCGATCGATGGACAAACCATCGCTGCCGATACAGATATTGCACAATACCTGAATCGTAAGGCGGGACAAAATACTTTATTGACTGTGACAGATGGCAATACCAAAATGGAAGTAACTGTAAAGCCGATCTCTACAGGTGAAGAAAATGGATTGTTGTACAGAAGATGGGTGAAGAAAAATCAGGATGAAGTAGACAGACTAAGCAATGGTCAATTGGGTTATGTACATATTCCAGGAATGAGTGATGGTGCTTATCGTACTACTTATGAAGAGATCATGGGTAAATATGTAAACAGAAAAGCGATCGTTGTTGACGTACGTTTCAACGGTGGTGGTGATCTTGTTGCAGACCTTGCTATGTTTCTGAGTGGTAAGAAATTCTTTGACTATACCACTGACACCAGAAGCAATGGCTATGAACCAAATTTCCGCTGGACCAAGCCAAGTATCTCTATCATCAATGAAGCGGCATACAGTGATGGACATTGTTATGCATATGCATTCAAAGAGTTAGGTATTGGTAAATTAGTCGGAATGCCGGTGCCTGGTACTTGTACTTTTGCAGCATGGGAGCAATTACAAGATAATAGTATTCGTTGGGGTGTTCCGCCGGTGGGTGTGAAAGGTTTGCAGAATCAATACCTAGAAAATGCACAAACCGAACCGGATATTAAACTGATGAATGAGTACGATGTCGTGAACAAAGGACGTGATCAACAACTGGAAGCTGCGGTGAATGAGTTGTTGAAACAGTTGAAATAA
- a CDS encoding DoxX family protein, with protein sequence MLKKITKPLVMPYWWQDLILTIPRVVYGYLLAIEFGASKFGMPWTPDDKNLGLFEVVFWFPEDVKAYGGIFAMFPGFFAWMGAFSEAVGGIFLVLGLQTRLFSFLIVCTMMVAVFIQQIDNGLWSMLSGMGFLWVAVYTMILGSGRFGFDYLITKKQLTHAQ encoded by the coding sequence ATGCTTAAGAAAATCACTAAACCCCTGGTAATGCCCTATTGGTGGCAGGACCTGATCCTTACCATCCCCCGCGTGGTATATGGTTATTTATTAGCCATTGAATTTGGCGCTTCAAAATTTGGCATGCCATGGACTCCCGACGATAAAAACCTCGGCTTATTCGAAGTGGTCTTCTGGTTCCCAGAAGATGTAAAAGCGTATGGTGGCATTTTTGCCATGTTCCCCGGCTTCTTTGCCTGGATGGGCGCATTCAGTGAAGCTGTAGGTGGAATCTTTCTGGTATTGGGTTTACAGACAAGGCTGTTTTCTTTTCTGATCGTTTGCACCATGATGGTTGCTGTGTTTATACAACAAATAGATAATGGCTTATGGAGCATGTTGTCTGGTATGGGCTTTCTTTGGGTGGCCGTATATACGATGATCCTTGGATCTGGCAGATTTGGATTTGATTATCTCATAACCAAAAAACAATTGACCCATGCGCAATAA
- a CDS encoding S41 family peptidase encodes MKYLITLFSSLCLMITATNAKASQDSSHLRVFSVQELLNDYDSLHKIITDNHPALWADADSLATEQRWKEIRKKINRPMKRWEFIELIAPATTQYNDGHTALTYDFDFEEVEQLIARNGKLFPYRVKLYDDTLWITENWKDSSSLYRGMMVMSINGISTKDIVARILPVVPADHHRMREASLSRLFPFLLWSLYGWENKYEIVLQDPYQQSSTTIHPEGITMNGFFQRQFPRKKWNLQLFKEQQLAVISCSSYNNYTEAIRFIDSAFAVLQQENIRHLAFDIRNNGGGNSSIGDHLLAYIAQQPYMDVYSKTLRNGSMMRRFKENSGMYRVMQNFIKNGIQHGNHYTMRFETKGLDTTIKKENIFRGQFYLLTGPVTYSSAHMTALSVKSSGMGTIIGEPTGERIDLTGENASFTLPNTQLYGYCSLAVYEGAIADKKSKGVQPTIFIPFRPSALLSEKDPVIEKLMQLIK; translated from the coding sequence ATGAAATATCTGATCACCCTATTCTCATCTTTGTGCTTGATGATCACTGCAACAAATGCAAAAGCATCACAAGATTCATCACACCTGCGTGTTTTTTCAGTACAGGAATTATTGAATGACTATGATAGCTTGCATAAGATCATCACTGATAACCACCCTGCACTATGGGCAGATGCTGATAGTTTAGCTACAGAACAACGATGGAAAGAGATCAGAAAAAAGATCAATCGACCTATGAAGCGATGGGAGTTCATAGAATTGATAGCTCCGGCAACTACCCAGTACAATGATGGACATACTGCGCTCACTTATGATTTCGATTTTGAAGAAGTAGAGCAACTGATCGCAAGAAACGGAAAGCTTTTTCCTTATCGCGTGAAACTATATGATGATACGTTATGGATCACTGAAAACTGGAAAGACAGCTCTTCTTTATATCGAGGCATGATGGTAATGTCGATCAATGGCATATCCACAAAAGATATCGTAGCACGTATTTTACCCGTAGTTCCGGCAGATCATCATCGAATGAGAGAAGCATCATTATCGCGTTTATTCCCATTTTTATTATGGTCATTATATGGTTGGGAGAATAAGTATGAAATAGTATTACAGGATCCTTACCAACAAAGCAGCACCACTATCCATCCCGAAGGCATTACGATGAATGGATTCTTTCAACGTCAATTCCCCAGAAAAAAATGGAATCTGCAACTATTCAAAGAACAGCAGCTTGCCGTGATCAGTTGTTCATCCTATAATAACTACACAGAAGCCATTCGATTCATCGACTCTGCATTTGCAGTACTACAACAAGAAAACATCCGGCACCTGGCATTTGATATTCGTAATAATGGAGGAGGTAACTCTTCTATCGGTGATCACCTGTTGGCATATATCGCACAACAACCGTATATGGATGTGTATAGTAAAACCTTACGCAATGGTTCTATGATGCGTCGTTTTAAAGAGAACAGTGGTATGTACCGGGTGATGCAAAATTTCATCAAGAATGGAATACAGCATGGGAATCATTACACCATGCGTTTTGAAACAAAAGGGTTGGATACTACGATTAAAAAAGAAAATATTTTCCGTGGTCAGTTTTATTTGCTCACAGGGCCTGTCACTTACTCATCAGCACATATGACCGCTTTGTCTGTAAAATCTTCTGGAATGGGTACTATTATTGGTGAACCCACCGGTGAGCGCATTGATCTTACGGGAGAAAATGCCAGCTTTACTTTACCCAATACCCAATTATACGGCTATTGCTCTTTAGCAGTTTATGAAGGTGCCATCGCAGATAAAAAATCAAAGGGAGTGCAGCCTACTATTTTTATACCTTTCCGGCCGTCTGCACTTTTATCAGAAAAAGATCCCGTGATCGAAAAACTCATGCAACTGATAAAATAA
- a CDS encoding P1 family peptidase — protein MKLPFLLLLAFGLSSAIAQQRACAIGLKIGVLEPGKFNSITDVTGVKVGHTTLIKGNDIRTGVTAILPHTGNLFQEKVPAAIYVGNGFGKLAGSTQVKELGNIETPIILTNTLSVATAMEAVIEHTLSQKGNEQVQSVNAVVGETNDGGLNDIRGRHIQKADVLHAINTASDGMVAEGSVGAGTGTICFGFKGGIGTSSRKLPESLGGYTVGVLVQTNFGGVLEINGVPVGQALGQFSFSRELSKKSDGSCMIVVATDAPLDGRNLERLAKRAFMALAKTGGVASNGSGDYVIAFSTDSSLRIPHVARTKTLSTSLLVNDAVTPLFLAAIEATEEAVLNSLFMSTTMKGKDNREIPGLPVEKVKEILRKYNKIK, from the coding sequence ATGAAATTGCCTTTTCTACTATTATTGGCTTTTGGTCTTTCCAGTGCTATTGCGCAACAAAGAGCATGTGCAATCGGATTAAAGATAGGGGTACTGGAACCGGGTAAATTCAATAGCATAACCGATGTAACAGGTGTGAAAGTCGGACATACTACATTGATTAAGGGTAATGATATCCGTACCGGCGTTACCGCTATCCTGCCTCATACCGGCAATCTCTTTCAGGAAAAAGTGCCTGCTGCTATTTATGTAGGCAATGGATTTGGCAAACTGGCTGGTAGCACACAGGTGAAAGAACTGGGTAATATAGAAACGCCAATCATTCTCACGAATACCTTAAGTGTTGCCACTGCTATGGAAGCAGTGATCGAACACACCCTTTCACAAAAAGGCAATGAACAAGTACAATCTGTGAATGCAGTGGTTGGCGAAACCAATGATGGTGGATTGAATGACATTCGTGGAAGACATATTCAAAAAGCCGATGTATTGCATGCCATCAATACTGCTTCAGATGGAATGGTAGCAGAGGGCTCTGTTGGAGCGGGTACCGGAACCATCTGCTTTGGATTTAAAGGAGGTATTGGTACTTCATCGAGAAAATTACCCGAAAGTTTGGGAGGATATACTGTTGGCGTATTGGTGCAAACAAATTTTGGTGGGGTGTTAGAGATCAATGGTGTGCCTGTTGGACAAGCGCTTGGTCAGTTTAGCTTTAGTCGGGAGTTGAGTAAAAAATCTGATGGTTCTTGTATGATCGTTGTAGCTACTGATGCACCCTTGGATGGTCGCAATCTCGAGCGCTTGGCCAAACGCGCTTTTATGGCTTTAGCTAAAACAGGAGGTGTTGCATCCAATGGCAGCGGTGATTATGTGATCGCTTTTTCTACAGATAGCAGTTTACGTATTCCTCATGTAGCTCGTACAAAAACATTGAGTACTTCATTATTGGTGAACGATGCCGTTACACCTTTATTCCTGGCAGCCATTGAAGCAACAGAAGAAGCTGTATTGAATTCCTTATTCATGTCTACTACCATGAAAGGAAAAGACAATCGCGAAATACCAGGATTACCGGTAGAGAAAGTGAAAGAGATCTTAAGAAAGTATAACAAGATTAAATAA
- a CDS encoding aminotransferase class IV, whose amino-acid sequence MVSYINETFIESTAASIPVNDLGLQRGYGVFDFLRVKGQQPFFLQQHIDRLYRSLELMRLHLSYSKEELINIIQSLIDQNQLSHSGIRITVTGGASPDGYTPVDPHLIIVQQSIPEPPQAMLTGPYKLVTYQYRRQLPEVKTTDYLMAIWLQPWVKEQGAHDVLYHDNGWVSECPRSNFFIITKENVLVTPHEGMLKGVTRSNILKVAKGIMKVEERAVSLEDIRSAKEAFISSSTKRLIPVTGIDDVVFNSYDSDCISRTLFEALALLEASKE is encoded by the coding sequence ATGGTCAGTTATATCAACGAAACTTTTATTGAATCAACAGCGGCAAGCATTCCCGTAAATGATCTGGGTTTGCAGCGTGGTTATGGTGTTTTTGATTTTTTGCGTGTCAAAGGTCAGCAACCTTTTTTTCTTCAGCAGCATATCGATCGTTTGTATCGTTCATTGGAACTGATGCGATTGCATTTATCTTACAGCAAAGAAGAACTGATCAACATCATTCAATCATTGATCGATCAAAATCAATTATCTCATTCCGGCATTCGTATTACTGTTACCGGCGGGGCTTCACCGGATGGCTACACACCCGTTGACCCACATCTCATCATTGTTCAACAATCTATTCCTGAACCACCCCAAGCCATGCTTACGGGTCCGTATAAACTAGTGACCTATCAGTATCGCAGACAATTACCTGAAGTAAAAACCACAGATTACCTGATGGCCATCTGGCTACAGCCATGGGTCAAGGAGCAGGGTGCGCATGATGTACTGTACCATGACAATGGATGGGTAAGCGAATGTCCTCGATCTAACTTTTTTATCATCACAAAAGAAAACGTACTAGTAACCCCTCATGAAGGCATGTTAAAAGGAGTGACCCGTTCCAATATTCTGAAAGTAGCCAAGGGAATAATGAAAGTAGAGGAAAGAGCGGTAAGCTTGGAAGACATCCGTTCTGCGAAAGAGGCATTTATCTCCAGCTCTACGAAAAGGCTGATACCCGTGACCGGTATCGATGATGTTGTTTTCAACAGCTATGATTCAGATTGTATTTCAAGGACCCTATTTGAAGCATTAGCACTATTAGAGGCTAGCAAAGAGTGA
- a CDS encoding GNAT family N-acetyltransferase, whose product MLETNRLVIKPLTLDQLIKYIRCDGSLEEELNLNPTSRTISEELKEALEQTIVPNVADTSKNYLYSTLWTAISKKDNKMIGDLCIVGEPNEKGEIEIGYGTYDEFQGNGYMTEMVSAIIEWAKMQNAVKSITASTNKENEASFKVLLRNNFIKVGETESQFQWKLRLVD is encoded by the coding sequence ATGCTAGAAACCAATAGACTGGTAATTAAACCACTAACGCTTGATCAACTGATCAAATATATTCGGTGCGATGGTTCATTGGAGGAAGAGTTGAATCTTAATCCCACCTCAAGAACTATTAGTGAAGAACTAAAAGAAGCGCTTGAACAAACGATCGTACCCAATGTTGCTGATACGAGTAAGAACTATTTGTATTCAACGCTTTGGACTGCTATATCCAAAAAAGATAATAAGATGATCGGAGATCTTTGCATTGTCGGAGAGCCCAATGAAAAAGGGGAAATTGAAATTGGTTATGGCACCTATGATGAATTTCAAGGCAACGGTTATATGACTGAAATGGTTAGTGCCATAATCGAATGGGCAAAAATGCAAAATGCCGTTAAATCAATAACGGCATCTACAAATAAAGAGAATGAAGCTTCTTTCAAAGTCTTACTCAGAAATAATTTTATCAAAGTAGGAGAAACAGAATCTCAATTTCAGTGGAAACTACGCTTAGTGGATTAA
- a CDS encoding two-component regulator propeller domain-containing protein, translating to MLLRISFYILLSFLCVAPTTAQIGYTFTQISTNDGLASNDVHALHQDEKGFIWVGSSNGLQRFDGTKFVNFFMPGKKGSDALPISTLDYIVPGKNGTLWLYFPELREVGVFDPAKFTYRKVAIKPNKQIPPRINARLWKDKMGSIYLSIQPTGILKYDSTADAFTSSAPFRAPENWSFGIRSAEDTRNGLLWLTFGDKGLAAYDYKTGETYTHVYNPKNIPLLKNWRVQENIANIFIDKSGRYWLYNWPVWAGGGEVIHCLDSTGTRYLKDTAGLVVFTGKYGEYRNMAELPKSGLWVFGLDKLFSFNKRSNKFIFYKSDPLRNFDIHYEVVHQVMEDREGGIWVATNEGLYFSSPGTDGNGVQNMMVMDKNGVHEFTDILELNNGDYWLTSWGRGVVTLDRTFKKKPYNIFKSAPSSWPKATQAAVTLTWCMHQEKASGDVWIGSNGGILTRYNPVSNKTTYYNPPEFASATVRYITEDKKGRLWFSTQRGRIIVYDNKKFTVVKDFGTAIIPKLMFDKDGWLWAAVQGTGIVAINSENGKILQQYTKADNGLYSSTGNDIDQLNDSIIAFGAGALNLINKQTKKVKVISYEQGLPSNSIQRLRIDRSGYLWINTNNGLCRYNPYNNNITTYSSRDGMVMSEKVKTADYLCSEGFVMFAGSNSLMFFQPEMFETNQQPPDVSITDFKLFNQYLPIDSLAAQNQVKLKYDQNSFSLYFSSLSYINRDKLIYYYKMEGIDDNWQRADRQKLVNYSLLPPGKYVFNVYCENIDGVRSKNITTLMIHIKPPFWKTWWFLSLLSLAFFGLLYFIHRLRINKILAVENLRNSVARDLHDDMGSTLSTINILSTMAKSKLNTDNVRVSEYLGKISDNSQRMMEAMDDIVWSIKPMNDSMQKITARMREIATSVLEAKDIDLDFRTDPSIEEVKMDMQARRDFFLVFKEAINNIAKYSNASKAQVHLALHHQRLIMIVQDDGIGFDIDKADGNGLGNMYKRAASLKGRIQIQSKPGEGTQITLNIPVQ from the coding sequence GTGTTGCTTCGTATATCCTTTTATATACTGCTGTCTTTTCTTTGTGTAGCTCCTACCACTGCACAAATAGGCTACACGTTTACACAAATTAGCACCAATGACGGACTAGCCAGTAATGATGTGCATGCTTTACATCAGGATGAGAAAGGATTTATCTGGGTAGGAAGCTCGAATGGATTACAACGTTTTGATGGTACCAAGTTTGTCAACTTTTTTATGCCCGGTAAAAAAGGAAGTGATGCATTACCGATCTCAACACTCGATTATATTGTACCGGGAAAGAACGGAACTTTATGGCTGTATTTTCCTGAATTAAGGGAAGTAGGGGTATTTGATCCGGCTAAATTCACTTATCGAAAAGTTGCTATCAAACCCAATAAACAGATCCCGCCAAGAATCAATGCAAGACTATGGAAAGACAAAATGGGTAGTATCTATCTTTCCATTCAACCTACCGGCATTTTAAAATATGATAGTACTGCAGATGCATTTACTTCTTCTGCCCCTTTTCGTGCGCCGGAGAATTGGAGTTTTGGTATCCGATCCGCAGAAGATACACGCAATGGTTTACTGTGGCTTACGTTTGGCGATAAAGGTTTGGCCGCCTATGATTATAAAACAGGTGAAACTTACACACACGTATACAATCCGAAAAATATTCCGCTACTGAAGAATTGGCGTGTACAAGAAAATATTGCCAATATATTCATTGATAAAAGTGGAAGGTATTGGTTGTATAACTGGCCTGTATGGGCAGGCGGCGGGGAAGTCATCCACTGTCTGGATTCTACGGGAACACGTTATTTAAAAGATACTGCCGGACTGGTGGTATTCACCGGCAAGTACGGGGAATACAGAAATATGGCTGAGCTTCCGAAAAGCGGGCTGTGGGTGTTTGGACTGGATAAATTATTCAGCTTCAATAAACGATCCAACAAGTTCATTTTTTACAAGAGTGATCCACTTAGGAATTTTGATATCCATTATGAAGTTGTACATCAGGTAATGGAAGACCGAGAGGGTGGTATTTGGGTAGCTACCAATGAAGGCTTGTATTTTTCTTCTCCGGGTACTGATGGAAATGGCGTGCAGAATATGATGGTGATGGATAAAAATGGAGTGCACGAATTCACTGATATCCTGGAGTTGAACAATGGCGATTATTGGTTGACCAGCTGGGGAAGAGGGGTAGTAACACTGGATCGAACTTTTAAAAAGAAACCCTATAATATTTTCAAATCAGCCCCCTCCTCTTGGCCAAAGGCAACACAAGCAGCTGTAACACTTACCTGGTGTATGCATCAGGAAAAAGCAAGTGGTGATGTTTGGATCGGATCAAATGGCGGTATCCTTACGCGATATAATCCTGTAAGCAATAAAACCACGTATTACAATCCACCTGAATTCGCCAGTGCAACTGTTCGATATATCACAGAAGATAAAAAAGGACGTTTATGGTTCAGTACACAAAGAGGAAGGATCATTGTGTATGACAATAAAAAATTTACGGTTGTAAAAGATTTTGGAACTGCCATCATCCCCAAACTGATGTTTGACAAAGATGGATGGCTATGGGCTGCAGTTCAAGGAACCGGAATAGTAGCTATCAATAGTGAGAATGGAAAAATATTACAACAGTATACAAAAGCAGATAATGGTTTGTATTCCTCTACCGGAAACGATATTGATCAGCTGAACGACAGTATCATTGCATTTGGAGCAGGCGCATTGAATCTGATCAATAAACAAACAAAAAAAGTAAAAGTAATTTCTTACGAACAAGGGCTACCATCTAACTCTATACAGCGCTTACGAATAGACAGATCCGGATACTTGTGGATCAATACCAATAACGGTTTATGCAGGTACAATCCTTATAACAACAATATCACCACCTACTCTAGCAGAGACGGTATGGTGATGAGTGAGAAAGTAAAAACAGCCGACTATCTGTGTAGTGAAGGTTTTGTGATGTTTGCGGGATCTAACTCGCTGATGTTCTTTCAGCCCGAGATGTTTGAAACCAATCAACAACCACCGGATGTTAGCATCACAGACTTTAAGCTGTTCAATCAATACCTTCCTATTGACTCTCTTGCAGCACAGAATCAGGTAAAACTGAAATACGATCAGAACTCTTTTAGTCTTTATTTTTCTTCGCTGAGTTATATCAATCGCGATAAGCTGATCTATTATTATAAAATGGAAGGCATTGATGATAACTGGCAAAGAGCTGACCGTCAAAAGCTGGTCAACTATTCATTACTTCCTCCGGGAAAATATGTATTCAACGTGTATTGTGAAAACATTGATGGTGTTAGATCAAAGAATATCACAACACTCATGATTCATATCAAACCGCCATTCTGGAAAACATGGTGGTTCCTGAGCTTATTGAGTTTGGCCTTTTTTGGACTATTGTATTTTATCCATCGCTTACGCATCAATAAAATATTAGCGGTTGAAAATCTGCGTAACAGCGTAGCAAGGGATCTGCATGATGACATGGGTTCAACACTGAGTACCATCAATATTCTCAGTACCATGGCAAAAAGTAAATTGAATACAGACAACGTTCGCGTAAGTGAATACCTCGGTAAGATCAGTGACAATAGTCAGCGCATGATGGAAGCAATGGATGATATTGTATGGAGTATCAAACCCATGAATGATTCCATGCAAAAAATAACAGCCAGAATGCGTGAAATCGCAACCAGTGTATTGGAGGCAAAAGATATTGACCTTGATTTTAGAACAGATCCTTCCATTGAAGAAGTAAAGATGGATATGCAGGCACGTCGCGACTTCTTCCTCGTATTCAAAGAAGCTATCAATAATATTGCTAAATACTCAAATGCATCCAAGGCCCAGGTTCATTTGGCATTACACCATCAAAGACTGATCATGATCGTTCAGGATGATGGAATTGGTTTTGATATTGATAAAGCTGATGGCAATGGCCTCGGAAACATGTATAAAAGAGCCGCATCATTAAAAGGGCGCATACAGATACAATCAAAGCCCGGAGAAGGCACACAGATCACACTGAATATCCCTGTTCAATAA